A region of the Deltaproteobacteria bacterium genome:
TCGCCGCCCGGCCGAGGTGCTCACCGGCCATCAGGCGCTCGAGGCGCTTGCTGCGCTCGCGCACGGCGGCCGGATCGAAGCAGAGATCGAGGAGCCCGGCGTCGTGGGCCAGTCCGGCCAGGAGGGAGGTACGCAGATCGACCTCCGAGAGGTCCGTGAAGACCGCGTCCCGCAGGCGGCGGCGCACTTCGACCTCGGCCTTGGGGTCCCGCTCGGGGTAGCGCGGGCGGGAGAAGACCAGGAGGAAGCGCCCCTTCTCCTCGGAGAGCACGCCGCGAGAGCAGAGGCCCTCGGCCGCGAGGCGGCCGAGGTCGCAGCGGACCGGCAGGGTCTCGAGCCAGTGCGAGACCTCCCGGGCCGGCCCCGGCTGGCTGATCACCGCCAGGCAGGCGTCCATCAGCTCCTGATCCAGCGGCTCCCGGGAGAGCGGCCGCACCGTGGCGCGCGAGCCCTCACCCTCGAAGATCACCCGGCCCTCGAGGCGCAGCTCGGCCAGGATCGCCCGGGCCAGCACCTTCGGCAGCTTGTCCTCGGCCGAACGAGACACCACGCCCTTCTCGTCATCGAGGGCGAGCAGGAGGAGCTCCTCCTGCAGTCGCAAGGTGCCAGCGTCCGCCGAGACGGTTGCCGGAGTCGTGGTGATCGTCCCCGCCATGGGTACAGGTGGAATTCTACACTCTCTTGCTGGCGGCGTGAGCCGACAAAATGACCCGACAGAGATTCCGAGAACTTGGCGGTCAGAGGACCGGCGTCCCGAGCCCCGGCAGCTGCGGACGGAGCCGGGCGGCCTGCCGCGCCTCGACGGCCTGCAGCTCGCGGGCGTAGAGCCCGGTGTCCGGCCGCGCCTTCAGCGCCCGGCGGAAGCACTCGATGGCCGCCGCGTCGTTGCCCTCGATCTCCTCGAGGATGCCGAGATCGTAGTGGGCGCCGGCCAGCTCGGGGCGCACCTGCACCAGGGCCTCG
Encoded here:
- a CDS encoding GPP34 family phosphoprotein; this encodes MAGTITTTPATVSADAGTLRLQEELLLLALDDEKGVVSRSAEDKLPKVLARAILAELRLEGRVIFEGEGSRATVRPLSREPLDQELMDACLAVISQPGPAREVSHWLETLPVRCDLGRLAAEGLCSRGVLSEEKGRFLLVFSRPRYPERDPKAEVEVRRRLRDAVFTDLSEVDLRTSLLAGLAHDAGLLDLCFDPAAVRERSKRLERLMAGEHLGRAASKGDEGAVFAEVVGALHR